ACCGCCGCCAGAGCCAGTTCGTCCAGCCGGACAATCTCGAACGCCCAGGCCTCGCCGTCCCGCAAGGCCATGGTCTCGGTCATGGCACGGGTCAGCTGGGCCAGATCCCACTCGGCCGCCTCAGTGAGTTCGCGCCTGTCCTCGAGGTCCTGCGCCTCACGCAAGGCGGCCAGACGGGTCGCCGCGCGCGCCAACGGCGTACGGAAATCATGCGCCAGCTGGTCTGAGGAATCGCGCAGCCAGCTCAGCAATTCTTCCAGCCGGTCCAGCGTCCGGTTCACCTGGGCCGTCAGTTCCGTCAGTTCGGGGGCCACGCCAACCTCGGGGGCGCGGCGCGAGAAGTCGCCCACCGCCGCCCGATCCAGGGTCTGGCTGACCTGCGCCAGGGCGGTCGTCAGCCTGCGCCGGGCGAACACCGAGGCCGTCAGTCCGGACAGAAGGATCAGCCCGCCTGCCAGGCCCACGGCCAGCACCGCCCGCCCCCAGGCTGCGCCCGACCGGTCCACGACCCGCCCCACGATGATGTCCAGCGAGCCGGCGGGGCGGCGCACCATGACGACATCGACCGACCGGCCCGGACACAGGACACCCTTGGCCAGCCGAACGGCATAGACGTCCTGACCCAGCCGGGGCAGAGGCTCTGCCCGCACCGTTTCCAGCGCCGCCAGGCCGGCGGGCTTGCCGACCGGGGCCTTGATGAACCGGACGCCGGCGCCCCCGCGCCCTGTCCGGCAGGTTTCCTCCAGACTGGTGGCGTCACGCGCAGGGCCGCTCTGGAAGGCTGCCAGCCAGGCCGACAGGAAGGCGGCGTCGGCGGCGGTCAGGGTCTCGGCCGTCAGGCTGGCCTCGACGCCCAGCTTGGAAACCATCGCCCCATAGTCGGCCAAGGCGTCCAGGGCGGCCTGTTCCTGCTGGTCCATCCGCACGGCCCGGCCCATGGCCAGCAGGGAGCCGGTCAGGGCCAGGGCCGCCAGTACGGCGATGGCCGCTGACAACTGGGTCGTGGTCCGCCGCGACAGCCAGCCGCGAACCCCGCCCGGCCCGAGTCCCAGGGGCGCCGTCTCAGCCACCGTGGGGAACGCTCAGGTCGCGGAAAACCAGGCTCTGGCTGCGGGCCGAGACGATCAGGGGGTGCAGGCTGTCAGGCAAGTCCGGACACTGGTCCTTGAGCCGGCGGCGCAGGGCGCTGATCCGGGCATCGATGATGTTGACGTAGTTGTCGGGCAGAAATTTCCACTCCACCCAGCACCGATCCCACAGCATGGTCT
The genomic region above belongs to Brevundimonas vitisensis and contains:
- a CDS encoding HAMP domain-containing sensor histidine kinase — translated: MAETAPLGLGPGGVRGWLSRRTTTQLSAAIAVLAALALTGSLLAMGRAVRMDQQEQAALDALADYGAMVSKLGVEASLTAETLTAADAAFLSAWLAAFQSGPARDATSLEETCRTGRGGAGVRFIKAPVGKPAGLAALETVRAEPLPRLGQDVYAVRLAKGVLCPGRSVDVVMVRRPAGSLDIIVGRVVDRSGAAWGRAVLAVGLAGGLILLSGLTASVFARRRLTTALAQVSQTLDRAAVGDFSRRAPEVGVAPELTELTAQVNRTLDRLEELLSWLRDSSDQLAHDFRTPLARAATRLAALREAQDLEDRRELTEAAEWDLAQLTRAMTETMALRDGEAWAFEIVRLDELALAAVELYEPLAEARGIQLVAEVEPVSVLGVQSLLQRAVANLVDNAVKFSPDGGKVVLKATREGTGGILSVTDQGPGIDPAMVGKAPARPKPQGDGPESHGMGLPFVRAIVRRHGGRMTIADAAPGAIVSLHFSR